The following are encoded in a window of Scleropages formosus chromosome 7, fSclFor1.1, whole genome shotgun sequence genomic DNA:
- the adat1 gene encoding tRNA-specific adenosine deaminase 1 isoform X2 — translation MWSADAVARLCLERYRELPKRGKPETDREWSLLAAVVRVSAEGALEEVVSLGTGTKCIGRSAMSPRGDVINDSHAEVVARRGFVRYLTEQLRRAVRDRGTEVFEPADEKGKWRLRPDVRFLFFTSHTPCGDASIVPMVGTEAQPCWPVAAQHSSTGITGALVEQEEGKEEEEGGKRLKRRAEEQGGETAKRLKAAQREEENAEPRDVRRTGAKCVPGAPADPRGPGLGYHGVGALRVKPGRGDPTLSLSCSDKLARWGVLGCQGALLSHYLQGAIYFSAVVTGKCPYSSPAMERALIARCSHVTGLPPGFAARRPQLLQSGLEFPHGRTRLDRGHGRRQAGRPSLGRVSPCGAAISWCAVADGPLDVTANGYKQGVTKKALGTTQARGKELHTYWDYKQAAEPYQEAWLQLRTQAFPLWPRSPRQLLQFK, via the exons ATGTGGAGCGCGGACGCGGTGGCGCGACTCTGCCTCGAGCGCTACCGCGAGCTGCCCAAGAGGGGCAAACCGGAGACGGACCGGGAGTGGAGCCTCCTGGCCGCCGTGGTGCGCGTGTCCGCGGAGGGAG CCCTCGAGGAGGTCGTGTCCTTAGGAACCGGCACCAAATGCATCGGTCGGTCGGCCATGAGTCCCCGGG GTGACGTGATCAATGACAGCCACGCCGAGGTCGTTGCCCGGAGGGGTTTCGTCAG GTACCTGACGGAGCAGCTGCGCAGGGCAGTGCGTGACCGGGGCACCGAAGTGTTTGAGCCTGCGGACGAGAAGGGCAAGTGGAGGCTGCGGCCGGACGTGCGTTTCCTGTTCTTCACCAGTCACACACCCT GTGGAGACGCCTCCATCGTTCCCATGGTGGGCACCGAGGCTCAGCCCTGCTGGCCTGTAGCGGCGCAGCACTCCAGCACTGGGATCACTGGTGCTCTGGTGGAGCAAGaggaagggaaggaggaggaggagggcggcAAGAGACTCAAACGACGAGCGGAGGAGCAGGGGGGCGAAACCGCGAAGCGCCTCAAAGCGGCGCAGCGGGAGGAAGAGAACGCGGAGCCTCGGGACGTGCGCCGCACAGGCGCCAAGTGCGTGCCGGGGGCTCCCGCAGACCCCCGGGGGCCCGGTCTCGGGTACCACGGCGTGGGCGCGCTGCGGGTGAAGCCCGGCCGCGGGGATCCCACGCTCTCCCTCTCCTGCAGCGACAAGCTGGCTCGGTGGGGGGTGCTCGGCTGCCAGGGCGCGTTGCTCTCCCACTACCTGCAGGGGGCGATCTACTTCAGCGCCGTGGTGACGGGAAAGTGTCCGTACAGCTCGCCGGCCATGGAGAGGGCGCTGATCGCGAG GTGCTCGCACGTGACCGGCCTGCCCCCCGGCTTCGCCGCGCGGCGTCCGCAGCTGCTGCAGTCCGGCCTGGAGTTTCCGCACGGCCGCACGCGGTTGGACCGCGGCCACGGGCGACGGCAGGCGGGACGGCCCTCTCTGGGCAGGGTTTCTCCTTGCGGAGCAG CCATCAGCTGGTGCGCCGTCGCCGACGGGCCGCTGGATGTCACTGCAAATGGCTACAAGCAGGGGGTGACCAAGAAGGCTCTGGGTACAACTCAGGCCAG GGGCAAGGAGCTGCACACATACTGGGACTACAAGCAGGCCGCAGAGCCGTACCAGGAGGCCTGGCTGCAGCTGCGCACGCAGGCCTTTCCGCTGTGGCCACGCAGCCCCCGACAGCTGCTGCAGTTCAAGTAA
- the adat1 gene encoding tRNA-specific adenosine deaminase 1 isoform X1 produces the protein MWSADAVARLCLERYRELPKRGKPETDREWSLLAAVVRVSAEGALEEVVSLGTGTKCIGRSAMSPRGDVINDSHAEVVARRGFVRYLTEQLRRAVRDRGTEVFEPADEKGKWRLRPDVRFLFFTSHTPCGDASIVPMVGTEAQPCWPVAAQHSSTGITGALVEQEEGKEEEEGGKRLKRRAEEQGGETAKRLKAAQREEENAEPRDVRRTGAKCVPGAPADPRGPGLGYHGVGALRVKPGRGDPTLSLSCSDKLARWGVLGCQGALLSHYLQGAIYFSAVVTGKCPYSSPAMERALIARCSHVTGLPPGFAARRPQLLQSGLEFPHGRTRLDRGHGRRQAGRPSLGRVSPCGAAISWCAVADGPLDVTANGYKQGVTKKALGTTQARSLICKAELFRAFLALLAATPDSQIPASLRGKELHTYWDYKQAAEPYQEAWLQLRTQAFPLWPRSPRQLLQFK, from the exons ATGTGGAGCGCGGACGCGGTGGCGCGACTCTGCCTCGAGCGCTACCGCGAGCTGCCCAAGAGGGGCAAACCGGAGACGGACCGGGAGTGGAGCCTCCTGGCCGCCGTGGTGCGCGTGTCCGCGGAGGGAG CCCTCGAGGAGGTCGTGTCCTTAGGAACCGGCACCAAATGCATCGGTCGGTCGGCCATGAGTCCCCGGG GTGACGTGATCAATGACAGCCACGCCGAGGTCGTTGCCCGGAGGGGTTTCGTCAG GTACCTGACGGAGCAGCTGCGCAGGGCAGTGCGTGACCGGGGCACCGAAGTGTTTGAGCCTGCGGACGAGAAGGGCAAGTGGAGGCTGCGGCCGGACGTGCGTTTCCTGTTCTTCACCAGTCACACACCCT GTGGAGACGCCTCCATCGTTCCCATGGTGGGCACCGAGGCTCAGCCCTGCTGGCCTGTAGCGGCGCAGCACTCCAGCACTGGGATCACTGGTGCTCTGGTGGAGCAAGaggaagggaaggaggaggaggagggcggcAAGAGACTCAAACGACGAGCGGAGGAGCAGGGGGGCGAAACCGCGAAGCGCCTCAAAGCGGCGCAGCGGGAGGAAGAGAACGCGGAGCCTCGGGACGTGCGCCGCACAGGCGCCAAGTGCGTGCCGGGGGCTCCCGCAGACCCCCGGGGGCCCGGTCTCGGGTACCACGGCGTGGGCGCGCTGCGGGTGAAGCCCGGCCGCGGGGATCCCACGCTCTCCCTCTCCTGCAGCGACAAGCTGGCTCGGTGGGGGGTGCTCGGCTGCCAGGGCGCGTTGCTCTCCCACTACCTGCAGGGGGCGATCTACTTCAGCGCCGTGGTGACGGGAAAGTGTCCGTACAGCTCGCCGGCCATGGAGAGGGCGCTGATCGCGAG GTGCTCGCACGTGACCGGCCTGCCCCCCGGCTTCGCCGCGCGGCGTCCGCAGCTGCTGCAGTCCGGCCTGGAGTTTCCGCACGGCCGCACGCGGTTGGACCGCGGCCACGGGCGACGGCAGGCGGGACGGCCCTCTCTGGGCAGGGTTTCTCCTTGCGGAGCAG CCATCAGCTGGTGCGCCGTCGCCGACGGGCCGCTGGATGTCACTGCAAATGGCTACAAGCAGGGGGTGACCAAGAAGGCTCTGGGTACAACTCAGGCCAG GTCTCTGATCTGTAAAGCCGAACTCTTCCGCGCCTTCTTGGCTCTCCTGGCAGCCACTCCAGACTCTCAAATCCCAGCATCCCTCAG GGGCAAGGAGCTGCACACATACTGGGACTACAAGCAGGCCGCAGAGCCGTACCAGGAGGCCTGGCTGCAGCTGCGCACGCAGGCCTTTCCGCTGTGGCCACGCAGCCCCCGACAGCTGCTGCAGTTCAAGTAA
- the wwp2 gene encoding NEDD4-like E3 ubiquitin-protein ligase WWP2 isoform X4, producing MIQEPPLPPGWEMKYTAEGVRYFVDHNSRTTTFKDPRPGFESGSRQGGSPGAYDRSFRWKYHQFRFLCHSNALPSHVKISVSRQTLFEDSFQQIMNMKPYDLRRRLYIIMRGEEGLDYGGIAREWFFLLSHEVLNPMYCLFEYAGKNNYCLQINPASSINPDHLTYFRFIGRFIAMALYHGKFIDTGFTLPFYKRMLNKKPTLKDLESIDPEFYNSIMWVKENNLEECGVELYFAQDMEILGKVSTHQLKDNGENELVTEDNKEEYISLLTDWRFTRGVEEQTKAFLDGFNEVVPLEWLRYFDEKELELMLCGMQEVDLSDWQKNTIYRHYTKNSKQIHWFWQVVKEMDNEKRIRLLQFVTGTCRLPVGGFAELIGSNGPQKFCIDKVGKETWLPRSHTCFNRLDLPPYRSLEQLREKLLFAIEETEGFGQE from the exons ATGATCCAGGagccccctctccccccaggCTGGGAGATGAAATACACCGCAGAGGGTGTCCGGTATTTTGTGGACCACAATTCCCGCACCACTACTTTCAAAGACCCTCGACCAGGGTTTGAATCAGG GTCAAGGCAGGGTGGCTCACCTGGAGCCTATGATCGCAGCTTCAGATGGAAATATCACCAGTTCCGCTTCCTGTGTCAT TCCAATGCCTTGCCCAGCCACGTGAAGATCAGTGTATCCAGACAGACGCTGTTTGAAGACTCGTTTCAGCAG ATCATGAACATGAAGCCTTACGACCTGCGCAGGAGGCTGTATATCATAATGAGGGGAGAGGAAGGGCTTGACTATGGAGGCATTGCCAG AGAATGGTTCTTCCTGCTGTCTCACGAGGTCCTCAATCCCATGTACTGCCTCTTTGAATATGCCGGAAAGAACAACTACTGCCTGCAGATCAACCCAGCCTCGTCCATCAACCCCGACCACCTCACATACTTCCGTTTTATTGGACGATTCATCGCAATG GCGCTGTATCATGGGAAGTTCATTGACACAGGCTTTACTTTGCCATTCTACAAGCGTATGCTCAATAAGAAGCCGACCCTAAAGGACCTGGAGTCAATTGACCCCGAGTTCTATAACTCCATCATGTGGGTCAA GGAGAACAATCTAGAGGAGTGTGGAGTGGAGCTGTACTTTGCTCAGGACATGGAGATACTGGGCAAAGTGTCCACGCACCAGCTGAAGGACAATGGCGAGAACGAGCTGGTAACCGAGGACAACAAGGAGGAGTATATCAG CCTGCTTACGGACTGGCGTTTCACCCGCGGGGTGGAGGAGCAGACTAAGGCCTTCCTGGATGGGTTCAATGAGGTCGTGCCTCTGGAGTGGCTCCGCTACTTTGACgagaaggagctggag ctgatgctgtgCGGAATGCAGGAGGTGGATCTCAGCGACTGGCAGAAGAACACCATCTATCGCCACTACACCAAGAACAGCAAGCAGATCCACTGGTTCTGGCAG GTGGTGAAGGAGATGGACAATGAGAAGCGGATCCGGCTGCTGCAGTTTGTGACGGGAACGTGCCGTCTGCCCGTCGGGGGTTTTGCGGAGCTCATAG GGAGCAATGGGCCACAGAAGTTCTGCATCGATAAGGTGGGAAAGGAAACCTGGCTACCCAGAAGCCATACCTG tttcaaTCGTCTGGACCTGCCACCCTACAGGAGCCTGGAGCAACTAAGAGAGAAGCTGCTGTTTGCCATCGAGGAGACAGAGGGCTTTGGGCAGGAGTAA